The stretch of DNA atcctccatgaaccatctttcttgGGTACAAGCAAAACTGGTACTGCACATGGACTGAGACTCTCTCTGATGTGTCCCTTGCTCATTTGTTCTTCTACTTGCTTCTGAAGCTCATTAGTTTCTATTGGATTGGTtctgtaagctggtctgttcGGTAGAGCTGAACCTAGTACCAAATCCATATGATGCTCTATCGCACGTATTGGAGGCAAGcctggaggtatctcttctggaaacacatccttgtactcctctataatctctatcatctcgcgtggaagctcttctgctgGCTTGGTACTGGTGAGTGTCTCTTTATAAACAAGcatgaatgtggtcatctctggaTCAAATAGCTNNNNNNNNNNNNNNNNNNNNNNNNNNNNNNNNNNNNNNNNNNNNNNNNNNNNNNNNNNNNNNNNNNNNNNNNNNNNNNNNNNNNNNNNNNNNNNNNNNNNNNNNNNNNNNNNNNNNNNNNNNNNNNNNNNNNNNNNNNNNNNNNgtggaagctcttctgctgGCTTGGTACTGGTGAGTGTCTCTTTATAAacaaacatgaatgtggtcatctctggatcaaatagcttgttgaactcgctgtgattgatgtacaggctgtgagacactttctctgtatccttgcggttcatgtgaagctggtccttgtagatttcgctgggtgtaagtggtagaagagtAACCTTACGTCCCTTGAACTCAAACGATTGcttgttggtgtagccatcatgaaacactctcctgtcgaactgccatggtcttcccaacaGAATATGACTTGATTTCATTGGAATCACATCACATAGCAGCtcatcctcatacttcccaattgTTAGTTTCACCATCACTTGCTGCAAAACTGTTAACGCTcccttgttgttcaaccactgtagctggtaaggtcttggatgtgaagtggtcttgagattaagcttatgtaccatctcttcactagctgcattagtacagcttccaccatcaacgatcaaggtgcagaccttgtcttgaaccatacaccgtGTGTGAAAGAGGTTCTCACGCTGTCCTCTATCATTTGGATGAAtctgaacacttaaagctctgcgtgctaccaacatctctcccatggctgctggttcaccttcttcaccgaAACTAGACGctggttcactctctgaactgtctacaggcacaatctctcctccttcttgaagaataaacatcttcttgttaggacagtctctggaataatgccccattccttggcatttgaaacacctaatatgacttgtagaggtgNGCTACTCTTAGACTTGAAATCGATCTTAACTtcctctttgactgtggctGTCGCGGGTTTGTTATCCTTGGTGGAGGCGGGTTTGCTGAACTCTCTTGGCTTGGGAATGTTAGGCGTAAATGTTgacctcactccctttctcttgatctgcgaCTCAATcagctctgccttatgtaccatttcttgcacatcttcataattctgcagctctatcttgtcttgaatctctctgttcaaacctccaagaaacctagacataaccatgtcttcactttctctcaGATCAACCCTGATCATAAGCGTTTCCAGCTCCTGATAGTAGTCTCTTACAGACTTAGTGCCTTGAGTGAGACGCCTCAGTttgttaagaatctctctctggtagtgtgtaggcacaaacttctttctcatctgcgtgactaactgttcccatgtagtgatagcaggctctctctgtcgatgtctagtaAGTCCTaactgctcccaccacaacaaagcataaCCATTAAATTCAGATATGGCTATCTTTaccttgttcaactcataagtaccttgaacttgaaagttcgactccatcttcctttcccagtctagataagtctcTGGACCGTTGGTACCATGGAATgaaggatactgaatcttgAGATGATTTAGCTGCTGCCCCGAAGGATCATACTCCCTGTCGTGATCTCTGTTcctgtttctcctcattgtctcttgactatgatctgaaacttcttcttcttcagaatacTCTCTATCTGACTCAATGTAtattcgatgcccagctacttgttcagctcgtcgTGGACGTATGTGATCTCTGCCAGTTCTGCGATGCTCTCTTTCTGTACCttgagtgtttcttctctgattgaaacaagtctctcttcccccagtAAGTGACTTAACTGTTCTGATCCGTGTGTGTTTGGAAGAGACTCCCACGtgtgcctttcctttagctaagcGGAGAGGCTCATTAGGGCTAGGCGGGTCTGAAGAACTCTGATCTAAAGCGCTAGTTGCTTGAGCTatatctttgatctgcttctcaaacttgttactgagctgctccatctgttgctgaaactgagtagacattgtcttgtttgcttcGGCTATTTGCTTAGacatggcttggttcaaagcttccatagcttctggagaaagctccattgtacctgcaaattaaagaaggaACTCGAAGTAAAATGTTCCTtgaatgagagaaacaaaaataaactctaagactctgaattttaaaaaaaaaacgacacaCGACTAAAGACCTAATGTCGAgcaacactacaagaaaaatcgATCAATACCACACCCTATAACAACAAACTTCAAAATAATTAGACCCTACTGCAATCAAATTTCGAAAACAACACTGAAACTAACTCCTAACTCACAGAACTCGATCTAAATACCAAAGATCAActaaacaaaccctaaaactaaacaaacgaaataaatcaaaataacacaaacaagatttagggtttagaatcgcttagcctttggcacagagttggctctgNttgttaagaatctctctctggtagtgtgtaggcacaaacttctttctcatctgcgtgactaactgttcccatgtagtgatagcaggctctctctgtcgatgtctagtaAGTCCTaactgctcccaccacaacaaagcataaCCATTAAATTCAGATATGGCTATCTTTaccttgttcaactcataagtaccttgaacttgaaagttcgactccatcttcctttcccagtctagataagtctcTGGACCGTTGGTACCATGGAATgaaggatactgaatcttgAGATGATTTAGCTGCTGCCCCGAAGGATCATACTCCCTGTCGTGATCTCTGTTcctgtttctcctcattgtctcttgactatgatctgaaacttcttcttcttcagaatacTCTCTATCTGACTCAATGTAtattcgatgcccagctacttgttcagctcgtcgTGGACGTATGTGATCTCTGCCAGTTCTGCGATGCTCTCTTTCTGTACCttgagtgtttcttctctgattgaaacaagtctctcttcccccagtAAGTGACTTAACTGTTCTGATCCGTGTGTGTTTGGAAGAGACTCCCACGtgtgcctttcctttagctaagcGGAGAGGCTCATTAGGGCTAGGCGGGTCTGAAGAACTCTGATCTAAAGCGCTAGTTGCTTGAGCTatatctttgatctgcttctcaaacttgttactgagctgctccatctgttgctgaaactgagtagacattgtcttgtttgcttcGGCTATTTGCTTAGacatggcttggttcaaagcttccatagcttctggataaagctccattgtacctgcaaattaaagaaggaACTCGAAGTAAAATGTTCCTtgaatgagagaaacaaaaataaactctaagactctgaattttaaaaaaaaaacgacacaCGACTAAAGACCTAATGTCGAgcaacactacaagaaaaatcgATCAATACCACACCCTATAACAACAAACTTCAAAATAATTAGACCCTACTGCAATCAAATTTCGAAAACAACACTGAAACTAACTCCTAACTCACAGAACTCGATCTAAATACCAAAGATCAActaaacaaaccctaaaactaaacaaacgaaataaatcaaaataacacaaacaagatttagggtttagaatcgcttagcctttggcacagagttggctctgatGCCAGATAATACGATCTCCCTAGGATAGAACTCCGATAAAAGGCTGAAGACAAGTGACTAGTGGTGAGGTACAATGATGATGGTGCGTGAACGACAATGTGGAGGATATGGCGATGATCGAAATGATAAATAGAAATGGTGAGATGGTGAGGATTGTTCTGATGGTTATATGGATTGGaaacaaagtgaagagtttctgattCACAAAATGTATAGAAACTTAgaatcaagaacgcattcaaggattcgaattgagagaagaaagattcaacaatagtgttgttacataaaacttcttcgctaaagaacaaagaGGCGTAGCTATAgggttttataattaaccctaAGGCTCGACactcaaacaacaggaagttcaaaataaaacaacaagatgtttaaaggaaataagaaaacagcgAAACGTCTAGGtgacctgtagtagtacagaagtcacttgtattagtacagaagtacattattccccattggtaatgacttctagataactcgacgtagtgatccatttgcctcattaaaaaccatactgagaaaacccattgggacaaaactcagctatgggaaaaagagtacaaacttcacacctaagttatctagttatcattaccgggtgaagtcttcatggtggatatgttgaagacttggatccttggtaggttgaatgacccgtcaactatgagtgagtgagcttccttggccatctccttagctcttgaacgagtgatccttcccaccatcTCCGATTTctctgcagcctctggctccGTGCTTGGCACGATCATATCAAATTCTAATGGTTACTTCATAATTGAAGCTAATGGTGGATTGAATCAACAACGCTTGTCATAATGTTTTTACTCTCCATGGCTTTTAAATTGGGATATTTGTGTatgcttgtgtgttgttttgttaatttagaGAGCTGTGTGAATATATCGTCTTGATTTCAGATATGTGATGCAGTTGCTGTATCTGGACTACTCAATGCTACCCTTGTCATCCCGATTTTTCACTTAAACAGTGTATGGCGTGATTCCTTGCTATATAAATGGATAATGTCAAAATGTCTGCAATCTTCATACCAAATTGCTTTCTTTGGCAGCATGTTTTGCTTACATATTCCTTTTTGTGTTGGTGACATATTTGgtgatatatttataacattataaaaatatactttaaacacatttttaataaaaaaacattagacACCCAAAGATGACAATGGAAGagcaaaatttaaaaacaaggATGTAAAgagattaatattatttttaatattattaaaagatataGACACTCATTTGAGGATGTGCAATGGCCATGATCTAAGGCTTCTCTCTGTTGGATTAAGCTTGAAAAGAGCTTGAAATTATCCTTAAGCCGGACTTGAGCATAGTTTTTTGAAACATTTGAATGGGGCCCCCAGTTTTAAAGGGccccactttttttttgggttcattatatgtgtataaattcagcaaaaaaatatagagatgtaacattaaaataaagtttgatgaataaatttctaacaaaaaatttaaagtttaaaacaattatttttaaaaatatttaagttgttattatttttaaaaaagaaatcacactattatgttttaaaaaaaataatttggtttcaagagatttaaaaaaaaaggatattatgaaaattataaaaaaaaaatttcaaaattcgtATTAGGCCCCCAATTTCATTGGTCCGGCTTTCTAAACCTATTTGGAATTAAGTTTCTTGAGGGATAAGGATTTGAAgttgtttaggagttatctaaacatatatttcaaaatagGATTAGGACTAAGAGgtttttttggtgttataaATATGGATGCAATTGTGTTGCAGAACATATAAGTTTTACAAGAGAGATTGTAGTTTGAGAGATTGGGAGAGCCTtaggttttgagttattttcctAAAGATTAAATAAAGAGAgcaagttttttgtttatttttcttctttcaaactaaaatcttgtgattatatatttggtatcagagcaagaaGATCAGGAATctgtgaaaagagaaagaagacagACGACGGGAGTTTAGATAACAAAGACAAGCAGATCGCAGTCACAAACCTAAAGAAGGAACAACATCGTCATCGTCCTCAATATCATGTCCTATGCTGACCACAACTAACTATACCGTTTGGGCCATAAAGATGAGCTTTGTGCTCAAAGTTAACAAGGTCTGGGAGGTGATCGAAACAGAGTCGACCGATAGCGATAAAAATAACCTGGCCATAGCGTTGATTCTGCAATCTATACCAGAAGCACTTATACTACAAGTCGGAGGTTTAGGCATAGCAAATAAGGTCTGGGAAACAATTCAAACTCGACATGTAGGAGCTAAGAGGGTCAAAAAGGCTAGGTTACAAACTTTAATGGCTGAATTCGACAGACTCAAGATGAAGGAATCAGAGAATATTGATGATTTTGCTGAAAAACTTTCTGCAATCTCCTCAAAAACAGCCGCCCTTGGAGAAACCATGGAGGAATCAAAACTTGTTAAGAAATTTTTGAAGAGTCTTCCAAGAAAGAAGTTCATACATATGGTTGCTTCTCTCGAGCAAGTATTAGATCTCAATACTGTAAGCTTCGAAGATATTGTTGGTAGGTTAAAAGCCTATGAGGAACACatctctgaagaagaagatactcaaGAGGATCAAAGCAAACTCATGTATGCAAATACTGAGTCACAAACTCGAGACTACAGTGGAGACTATAGgggaagaggacgtggtggaAGAAACTTCAgaggacggggacgtggtcgtaaTACTTGGAGGGATCCATCATAGGTTGTCTGCTTTAGGTGTGACAAAGTAAGTCACTTTGCTTCACAATGTCCAGATTGTATACTTAAACTTGGTATAGTAGAAGCAAAAGAAAGTGAGCATAAGGATACAGAAGAATTTGATCACCTCATGATGCATGAAGTCGTCACAGACCCAATAAGTTTGAAGCCAACATAGATGGGAACGATGTCTGGTATCTCGACAACGGTGCAAGCAATCATATAACTGGAGATCAGAGATACTTTGACACACTTGATCAATCGATTACTCGGAAAGGAAAATGTACAATTGCCTTTATTGATTTGTATGAGAAGCCAAGAGTAATATTAGACGTATACTTTATACCAAAGTTAAAGAGCAACATCATAAGCCTAGAACAGGCTACAGAGGCAGGTTGTGACATCGATCATCTGCATTagtgtaacgccccgaccgctacctctcagtccatgggcccatcTTTTTAATGGGCTTCATGTCTTCTCACTAGGTCTGTGAGTgcatccatatctgacggcgGGTTTGCTACGaccgggaggttttaaagacttgttaccgtccctacatatcatcacatgatctttccctgtgttttgtcctcactcgcacagttccgatagTCACTTtccagaaggtcacccatcctgagactctGTGAAAGATTTGATCTTTAAGATCTTGGTGTTGATGGAATAGTGTAGAAGCAGTGTacttatggtcattgtttatgttaatgCAGTTTGATGCATACTTCTCGCTACCCACATGCTTAAATATACTGCAGTGTAGAGTTAAGTTCGACCagatttatgttatttattggGGATTCTTCATTTGTGTTACATGGTTATTGCATGACCATGAATTGCTCGAAGCCATTTTTTAAGTTAATACCTTGCAGGATTCAATACGATATACTCGGTGAATACATGTAACCGTACTGGCTATCTGAAGACTGTGAGCAACCATAAGAGGTAAATGAAAGTTTTGTGTATCTTTGATAAAAAATCATATGAGTATTATGCTTATTGAGAATAAAGGTAAAAGAATTgtttatatttacaaatcatCATCTTAACTGTCTAATGATCGCCATTAGAAACTCGCTCCACGAATCGATTGGACCAGGCAAACACCAATGGACACAATCATTGTAACCTTTCATCCATTTATTTCCCCAGTAACCATTCGGATGTCCATCGGGTCTCATCAGCATAACCCTCGTCACATCCAAAACCGCAAACTTCTTTGCTTTGTTGTCTCGTTTTGTTATGACTTCAAGCTGTTCAATTTGAGATTTCCTGATCTTCATCTCATTGCTCTGCACGTCAATTCGGTTTTCTCCAAAAGGACTCGTCCTGCTGCAAGTTCCTCCGGTATCCCAAGTCCCATTCTCGAAATGAGCTGGTGAAATAGTCCTCAGTACTGTCACCAAATCATCCTTACACTTTTCACACTCATCGATGTGCTTAAGGACAGCTGAGTATACAAGCTTAAACCCTTCTTCCGGGCTAATCTGGGTCATGTTTGGTAAGTTACAGTAAATGCAACCAAGTGTCTCATCTCCTCTGTGTACAAATATCGGTCTAAAAAACCAATGAGCAGCGGAAACAATAGCAATGTCTGTATTTGGCAAACCCTTAAACCACCCTTGGTCGATCACGTCAATATCAATATCAAACAATCCAGTTCCCGTATTGTTACCATCTCTCCTCTCTCGTTCCGCCACAAGAAACTTAGTCCAAGAGGTGGAAAGAGTGAAATCGTGATTTGGAAAGTACCAAATCCTGTTTCTGTCGTCTGCATCCTTGTAGATGTCCTTAGGAGTTTCTTCCTGTAcaagcaaacacacaaaaagctTAAGCAAAAGCAATTTATTCTTCCTTGTAAACAAAGCAACGCGTTAATTACCATTGACAATAAGCAAAGAAGTGATTCCATGTGGTTCCTAGCTACAGAATCACCAacaaaactcatcttcttccctCGAACCATACTGAGAAACGCCTTCGGATTAAACCTCGGAAGATCGCAACCATCGGGTTTCCATCTCCAGAACAAAAAATCTCTGTCTGGTCTCCCTTGTTTTATGCAGTTCTTTGAGTCAGGAATTGTAGAACAAGTTGAGTTCGTGTATAAAACTCCTCTTTTGTCAGGAATCCAATGTCCCTTGAACAAATCACATTCAGGATCTAATCAAccaaaaccacaacaacaacaacaaaagacaaacaaatcaatacaatTTTCAGACAATCTCTCAcgaacacaaaataaaagaagggAATAGTTAAACATAATAATGTAAGTTTTCTAAGGTTACATAACTAATACATAAAACCCCAACAtgaaattttttgagaaaaaaaattgtcaatcaTATTGTGAttacattttacaaaatctcaagaacagaaaaaaaaaattaaaattaaacaaaaaaaggtataGTTTGTAAACAGAGTAATCCCACAAAATCACGAAAATGCAAGATTTTGAAGATTATAGAATTATGTTatcttgtttgacaaaaaaaaaagaattatgttATCTTTGGTTTTTACCTTACCGATTTGAGGTAGAAGAGAAAGAACATTTTGATCGGAGATGGATTGAAAAGGATTCTGATAAACGAAAAAACCGGTGAAGAAGAGAGTTATACAAAACGAAGACAAGAACAATGGTGTTAATCGACCaatgttcatcatc from Camelina sativa cultivar DH55 chromosome 9, Cs, whole genome shotgun sequence encodes:
- the LOC104710659 gene encoding protein ALTERED XYLOGLUCAN 4-like, whose translation is MKSERWMMMNIGRLTPLFLSSFCITLFFTGFFVYQNPFQSISDQNVLSLLPQIDPECDLFKGHWIPDKRGVLYTNSTCSTIPDSKNCIKQGRPDRDFLFWRWKPDGCDLPRFNPKAFLSMVRGKKMSFVGDSVARNHMESLLCLLSMEETPKDIYKDADDRNRIWYFPNHDFTLSTSWTKFLVAERERRDGNNTGTGLFDIDIDVIDQGWFKGLPNTDIAIVSAAHWFFRPIFVHRGDETLGCIYCNLPNMTQISPEEGFKLVYSAVLKHIDECEKCKDDLVTVLRTISPAHFENGTWDTGGTCSRTSPFGENRIDVQSNEMKIRKSQIEQLEVITKRDNKAKKFAVLDVTRVMLMRPDGHPNGYWGNKWMKGYNDCVHWCLPGPIDSWSEFLMAIIRQLR